The proteins below are encoded in one region of Limnochorda pilosa:
- the murB gene encoding UDP-N-acetylmuramate dehydrogenase, translating into MSRERGEAAGSWQAALEDLAEQAGPSGARARPLAPYTSFHIGGPADLLVEPDTPDLLQSLLRAAAAAGVPCTVMGGGTNLLVSDDGVPGIVVRIARPLGRIAFHGALVRVEAGASLPGLAGRCARLGLSGLEFAGGIPGTVGGAVVMNAGAHESNIGQTLRWVDAFSLAGEPRRFDVTELGLGYRRSRFQHEPWVVAGAMLELQPDDPEAIRTRMQAYVERRRRTQPLGTHNAGSIFKNPPGEYAGRLLEAVGAKGWEEGQAQVSTLHANFIVNRGGARAADVLRLIERMRDAVEERFGVRLELEVRLVGWPAPEGVSSGVGLPDRGRTPS; encoded by the coding sequence ATGAGCCGCGAGAGGGGGGAGGCCGCAGGATCCTGGCAGGCCGCGCTCGAGGACCTGGCCGAACAGGCCGGCCCCAGCGGTGCTCGGGCCCGGCCGCTCGCACCCTACACCAGCTTTCACATCGGCGGCCCGGCGGATCTGCTGGTGGAGCCCGACACCCCCGACCTGCTCCAGAGCCTGCTCCGCGCCGCCGCGGCGGCCGGCGTGCCATGCACGGTGATGGGAGGCGGGACCAACCTGCTCGTGTCCGACGACGGTGTGCCGGGGATAGTGGTGCGCATCGCCCGCCCGCTGGGACGGATCGCGTTCCACGGGGCCCTGGTGCGGGTCGAGGCGGGCGCGTCGCTGCCGGGACTCGCCGGGCGCTGTGCCCGGTTGGGCCTTTCGGGGCTCGAGTTCGCCGGCGGCATCCCGGGCACCGTGGGCGGTGCCGTGGTGATGAACGCAGGGGCTCACGAGTCGAACATCGGCCAGACCCTTCGTTGGGTGGACGCCTTCTCACTTGCGGGCGAGCCGCGCCGCTTCGACGTGACCGAACTGGGGCTCGGATACCGGCGGAGCCGGTTCCAGCATGAGCCCTGGGTGGTCGCGGGGGCGATGCTCGAGCTCCAGCCTGACGATCCCGAGGCGATCCGCACCCGGATGCAGGCGTACGTGGAGCGGCGGAGACGCACCCAGCCGTTGGGCACCCACAACGCCGGCAGCATCTTCAAGAACCCGCCCGGGGAGTACGCGGGCAGGCTGCTGGAGGCGGTGGGGGCCAAGGGCTGGGAGGAAGGCCAGGCTCAGGTATCGACCCTTCATGCCAACTTCATCGTCAACCGCGGCGGGGCCAGGGCGGCCGACGTCTTGCGCCTCATCGAGCGCATGCGGGACGCGGTGGAGGAGCGGTTCGGGGTGCGGCTGGAGCTGGAGGTCCGCCTGGTGGGCTGGCCGGCGCCTGAGGGAGTGAGCTCCGGTGTCGGTCTACCGGATCGAGGGAGGACGCCGTCTTGA
- the murA gene encoding UDP-N-acetylglucosamine 1-carboxyvinyltransferase, whose product MSVYRIEGGRRLEGHLPVSGAKNASLKLMAAALMADGPTVLERVPRITDIETMTQVLDALGARCRWLGEHVLEIDPRGISRWEPPDRLVRRMRASLQVMGPLLAKLGRARLTYPGGCSIGARPIDLHLEGFREMGAQVVDEGGYVEASMTTPRDACIHLDYPSVGATENLICAAALGGRSVRILNAAREPEVEELGRFLNRMGARVRGAGQGTVEVEGVRRLMGIRHAVIPDRIEAGTYLLAGAITLGHVEVGPVVPEHVEAVVARLRAAGCRVTWEEPSVRNGTPGNGAPAEEGRPREARVVLRAAQRPRALQIRTQPHPGFPTDLQPQVMAYLCLAQGTSLVTETVHTARFNHVDEFNRLGASIQVEGRTAVIRGVPRLTGSIVEAGDLRAGAGLVLAGLAAEGTTRVEGIEHVRRGYEDLAGRLRAAGAEVYEEDGQLAEVWA is encoded by the coding sequence GTGTCGGTCTACCGGATCGAGGGAGGACGCCGTCTTGAAGGGCACCTGCCCGTGTCGGGCGCCAAGAACGCGAGCCTGAAGCTCATGGCCGCGGCCTTGATGGCCGACGGCCCCACGGTGCTGGAGCGGGTGCCGCGTATCACCGACATCGAGACCATGACCCAGGTGCTGGACGCCCTGGGGGCCCGGTGCCGCTGGTTGGGGGAGCACGTGCTGGAGATCGACCCTCGGGGGATCTCCCGGTGGGAGCCCCCGGACCGCCTGGTCCGCCGGATGCGGGCATCGCTCCAGGTGATGGGCCCGCTTCTGGCCAAGCTGGGCCGGGCCAGGCTCACCTATCCGGGGGGGTGCTCCATCGGCGCCCGGCCCATCGACCTGCACCTGGAAGGCTTCCGGGAGATGGGAGCCCAGGTGGTGGACGAAGGCGGGTACGTGGAGGCGTCGATGACGACCCCCCGGGACGCCTGCATTCACCTGGACTACCCGAGCGTGGGGGCCACGGAGAACCTCATCTGCGCGGCGGCCCTGGGCGGCCGGAGCGTGCGGATCCTCAATGCGGCCCGGGAACCCGAAGTGGAGGAGCTGGGTCGTTTTCTCAACCGGATGGGAGCCCGGGTGAGGGGCGCAGGGCAGGGTACGGTGGAGGTGGAGGGCGTGCGGCGCCTCATGGGGATCCGGCACGCGGTGATCCCCGATCGCATCGAGGCGGGCACCTACCTTCTGGCGGGTGCCATCACCCTCGGCCACGTGGAGGTGGGGCCGGTGGTGCCCGAGCATGTGGAGGCGGTGGTGGCCAGGCTGCGGGCGGCCGGGTGCCGGGTCACCTGGGAGGAGCCCTCGGTCCGGAACGGCACACCGGGGAACGGAGCCCCCGCCGAGGAGGGCCGGCCCCGGGAGGCGCGGGTGGTCCTGCGGGCGGCGCAGCGGCCCCGGGCCCTCCAGATTCGGACCCAGCCCCACCCAGGCTTCCCCACGGACCTGCAGCCCCAGGTGATGGCCTACCTCTGCCTGGCCCAGGGCACGAGCCTGGTGACGGAGACGGTGCATACGGCGCGCTTCAATCACGTCGACGAGTTCAACCGGCTGGGGGCGAGCATCCAGGTGGAGGGCCGCACCGCCGTGATCCGGGGTGTTCCCCGGCTGACAGGGAGCATCGTGGAGGCCGGCGATCTGCGGGCGGGGGCCGGGCTGGTGCTGGCTGGGCTGGCGGCCGAGGGAACCACCCGCGTGGAAGGCA